The Lysobacter capsici genome has a segment encoding these proteins:
- a CDS encoding peroxiredoxin codes for MSIQVGERLPEVVLKRINQGIESVDTRALFGGRKAVLFAVPGAFTPTCSEKHLPGFVQHFEDFRAKGIEVACLAVNDPFVMQAWAQSQHVPDGMIMLSDGNGDLTRALGLELDASAYGMGSRAKRFALYADDGVVQQLHVEEPGEYRVSSAEYMLEQV; via the coding sequence ATGAGCATCCAGGTCGGCGAACGCCTGCCCGAAGTCGTACTCAAGCGCATCAACCAGGGCATCGAATCGGTCGACACCCGGGCCCTGTTCGGCGGCCGCAAGGCGGTGCTGTTCGCGGTGCCCGGCGCCTTCACCCCGACCTGCTCGGAAAAGCACCTGCCCGGTTTCGTCCAGCATTTCGAGGACTTCCGCGCCAAGGGCATCGAAGTGGCCTGCCTGGCGGTCAACGACCCGTTCGTGATGCAGGCCTGGGCGCAGAGCCAGCACGTGCCCGACGGCATGATCATGCTGTCCGACGGCAACGGCGACCTGACCCGCGCGCTCGGCCTGGAACTCGACGCCAGCGCCTACGGCATGGGCTCCCGCGCCAAGCGCTTCGCGCTGTACGCCGACGACGGTGTGGTCCAGCAACTGCACGTCGAGGAACCCGGCGAATACCGCGTGTCCTCGGCCGAGTACATGCTCGAACAGGTCTGA
- the lpdA gene encoding dihydrolipoyl dehydrogenase: MSEQFDVVVIGAGPAGYHAAIRAAQLGLKTACIDAALGKDGKPALGGTCLRVGCIPSKALLDSSRQFWNLQHLFGEHGISADNAKIDVATMVGRKDKIVKQFTGGIAMLFKANKITPYYGFGVLHPGNIVKVKQHDGSEVELKGTNVIIAAGSDSIELPFAKFDGDKIVDNVGALDFTEVPKRLGVIGAGVIGLELGSVWKRLGSEVTILEALPDFLAAADAEVAKTAAKEFKKQGLDIKLGAKVSKADIQKDGVHLTYNDGKSDQELVVDKLLVAVGRRAASKGLLAEGTGVKLNERGQIEVDEHCHTGVDGVWAIGDCVRGPMLAHKGFEEGIAVAELIAGLPGHVNLDTVPWVIYTEPEIAWVGKTEQQLKAENIPYKTGSFPFAAIGRAVAMGEPAGFVKVIAHAETDRVLGLHLVGVGVSELVHEGVLTMEFNGSADDLARICHAHPTLSEAIHDAAMAVDKRAIHKAN, translated from the coding sequence ATGTCTGAGCAATTCGACGTAGTCGTCATCGGCGCCGGCCCCGCCGGCTATCACGCCGCCATCCGCGCCGCCCAGCTCGGTCTGAAGACCGCCTGCATCGACGCGGCGCTCGGCAAGGACGGCAAGCCCGCGCTCGGCGGCACCTGCCTGCGCGTGGGCTGCATCCCGTCCAAGGCGCTGCTCGACAGCTCGCGCCAGTTCTGGAACCTGCAGCATCTGTTCGGCGAACACGGCATCAGCGCCGACAACGCCAAGATCGACGTCGCCACCATGGTCGGTCGCAAGGACAAGATCGTGAAGCAGTTCACCGGCGGCATCGCGATGCTGTTCAAGGCGAACAAGATCACCCCGTACTACGGCTTCGGCGTGCTGCACCCGGGCAACATCGTCAAGGTCAAGCAGCACGACGGTTCTGAGGTCGAGCTCAAGGGCACCAACGTCATCATCGCCGCCGGTTCGGATTCGATCGAACTGCCGTTCGCCAAGTTCGACGGCGACAAGATCGTCGACAACGTCGGCGCGCTGGACTTCACCGAAGTGCCCAAGCGCCTGGGCGTGATCGGCGCCGGCGTGATCGGCCTGGAACTGGGCAGCGTGTGGAAGCGCCTGGGCTCGGAAGTCACCATCCTCGAAGCCCTGCCCGACTTCCTCGCCGCCGCCGATGCCGAGGTCGCCAAGACCGCGGCCAAGGAATTCAAGAAGCAGGGCCTGGACATCAAGCTCGGCGCGAAGGTCAGCAAGGCCGACATCCAGAAGGACGGCGTGCACCTGACCTACAACGACGGCAAGTCCGATCAGGAACTGGTGGTCGACAAGCTGCTCGTCGCGGTCGGCCGTCGCGCCGCCTCGAAGGGCCTGCTCGCCGAAGGCACCGGCGTCAAGCTCAACGAGCGCGGCCAGATCGAAGTCGACGAGCATTGCCACACCGGCGTCGACGGCGTGTGGGCGATCGGCGACTGCGTGCGCGGGCCGATGCTGGCGCACAAGGGCTTCGAGGAAGGCATCGCGGTCGCCGAACTCATCGCCGGCCTGCCGGGCCACGTCAACCTCGACACCGTGCCGTGGGTGATCTACACCGAGCCGGAAATCGCCTGGGTCGGCAAGACCGAGCAGCAGCTCAAGGCCGAGAACATCCCGTACAAGACCGGCAGCTTCCCGTTCGCGGCGATCGGCCGCGCGGTGGCGATGGGCGAGCCGGCCGGCTTCGTCAAGGTCATCGCCCACGCCGAGACCGATCGCGTGCTGGGCCTGCATCTGGTCGGCGTCGGCGTGTCCGAACTCGTGCACGAAGGCGTGCTGACCATGGAGTTCAACGGCTCCGCCGACGACCTCGCCCGCATCTGCCACGCTCACCCGACCCTGTCGGAAGCGATCCACGACGCGGCGATGGCGGTCGACAAGCGCGCGATTCATAAGGCGAATTAA
- a CDS encoding 2-oxoglutarate dehydrogenase E1 component translates to MDSLLKQFSQSSQLGANAAFIEDLYEQYLVDPDSVGAKWKSYFDGFKGREAGDVPHSAAIESIAQAGKAAARGAIASPAGGPSGSDERERAVGKVITAYRSRGHLAADIDPLGLLVKPDAPDLALGFHRLSESDQSVEFSTGGVAGQERMKLGDLLTLLKATYTGPIGAEFMHIADAEQRRWMYERLETAAGKYGRSVEDKKRILERLTAADGLERYLGTKYVGQKRFSLEGGDALIPLMDVTIRRAGEQGVQDVVIGMAHRGRLNVLVNTLGKPPRKLFDEFEGKFEHDEHAHTGDVKYHMGFSADVATPGGPVHLALAFNPSHLEIVNPVVAGSVRSRQTRRGDKGRAQVLPILLHGDAAFAGQGVGMELFQMSQARGFAVGGTVHVVINNQVGFTTSERQDARSTLYCTDVAKMVGAPILHVNSDHPEAVVFCAELALDFRQRFGRDVVIDLVCYRRHGHNEADEPAATQPLMYQVIRKHKTPRELYAEQLVGEGTLKAEDAQALVDQYRDKLDAGAVTTELVEVKPDEFTIDWSKYLSGKLSDPVDTTFDRAKLDALATQINAVADTVKLHPRVAKIYEDRRKMAAGELPGDWGFAENLAYASLISEGYKLRLVGQDSGRGTFFHRHAIQHEQTSDEYILPLRQLVKNPSDVTIIDSLLSEEAVMAFEYGYSTADPMTLDIWEAQFGDFANGAQVVIDQFLSSGEAKWGRLCGLVLLLPHGYEGQGPEHSSARLERFLQLCALENMLVCVPTTPAQAYHMIRRQMRMSTRKPLVVMTPKSLLRHKLAVSSLDELADGEFQHLIPDAAANVKKVKRVVLCSGKVYYDLYEQAQKDGLNDVAIVRIEQLYPFPREALAAELKRFGAAADVVWCQEEPQNQGAWYQIRHHLTACLGPKQALHYAGRARSPSPAAGHLADHIAEQTKLVADALVNSLHGESSAE, encoded by the coding sequence GTGGACAGCCTCCTCAAGCAGTTTTCGCAATCCTCGCAACTCGGCGCCAACGCCGCCTTCATCGAAGACCTGTACGAGCAGTACCTGGTCGATCCCGACAGCGTCGGGGCCAAGTGGAAAAGCTACTTCGACGGCTTCAAGGGCCGCGAAGCCGGCGATGTTCCGCATTCGGCCGCGATCGAGAGCATCGCCCAGGCCGGCAAAGCCGCCGCCCGCGGCGCGATCGCCTCCCCGGCCGGCGGACCCAGCGGCAGCGACGAGCGCGAACGCGCCGTCGGCAAGGTCATCACCGCCTACCGTTCGCGCGGCCACCTGGCCGCCGACATCGACCCGCTGGGCCTGCTGGTCAAGCCCGACGCGCCGGACCTGGCGCTGGGCTTCCACCGTCTGTCCGAGAGCGATCAGTCGGTCGAATTCTCGACCGGCGGCGTGGCCGGCCAGGAGCGGATGAAGCTCGGCGACCTGCTGACCCTGCTCAAGGCCACCTACACCGGCCCGATCGGCGCGGAGTTCATGCACATCGCCGACGCCGAACAGCGCCGCTGGATGTACGAGCGCCTGGAAACCGCGGCCGGCAAGTACGGCCGCAGCGTCGAGGACAAGAAGCGCATCCTCGAGCGGCTGACCGCCGCCGACGGCCTGGAGCGTTACCTGGGCACCAAGTACGTCGGCCAGAAGCGCTTCTCGCTGGAAGGCGGCGACGCGCTGATCCCGCTGATGGACGTGACCATCCGCCGCGCCGGCGAACAGGGCGTGCAGGACGTGGTGATCGGCATGGCCCACCGCGGCCGCCTCAACGTCCTGGTCAACACCCTGGGCAAGCCGCCGCGCAAGCTGTTCGACGAGTTCGAAGGCAAGTTCGAGCACGACGAGCACGCCCACACCGGCGACGTGAAGTACCACATGGGCTTCAGCGCCGACGTCGCCACTCCCGGCGGCCCGGTCCACCTGGCGCTGGCGTTCAACCCCTCGCACCTTGAAATCGTCAACCCGGTGGTCGCCGGCAGCGTGCGTTCGCGCCAGACCCGCCGCGGCGACAAGGGCCGCGCCCAGGTGTTGCCGATCCTGCTGCACGGCGACGCCGCGTTCGCCGGTCAAGGCGTGGGCATGGAGCTGTTCCAGATGTCGCAGGCGCGCGGCTTCGCCGTCGGCGGCACCGTGCACGTGGTCATCAACAACCAGGTCGGCTTCACCACCAGCGAGCGCCAGGACGCCCGGTCCACGCTGTACTGCACCGACGTGGCCAAGATGGTCGGCGCGCCGATCCTGCACGTGAACTCCGATCACCCCGAAGCGGTGGTGTTCTGCGCCGAGCTGGCGCTGGACTTCCGTCAGCGCTTCGGCCGCGACGTGGTCATCGACCTGGTCTGCTACCGCCGCCACGGCCATAACGAGGCCGACGAGCCGGCCGCGACCCAGCCGCTGATGTACCAGGTGATCCGCAAGCACAAGACCCCGCGCGAGCTCTACGCCGAACAGCTGGTCGGCGAAGGCACGCTCAAGGCCGAGGACGCGCAGGCGCTGGTCGACCAGTACCGCGACAAGCTCGACGCCGGCGCGGTCACCACCGAGCTGGTCGAGGTCAAGCCCGACGAATTCACCATCGACTGGTCCAAGTACCTGTCGGGCAAGCTCAGCGATCCGGTCGACACCACCTTCGATCGCGCCAAGCTCGACGCGCTCGCGACCCAGATCAACGCGGTCGCCGACACCGTCAAGCTGCACCCGCGCGTGGCCAAGATCTACGAAGACCGCCGCAAGATGGCCGCGGGCGAACTGCCCGGCGACTGGGGCTTCGCCGAGAACCTGGCCTACGCCAGCCTGATCAGCGAAGGCTACAAGCTGCGCCTGGTCGGCCAGGACAGCGGCCGCGGCACCTTCTTCCACCGTCATGCGATCCAGCACGAGCAGACCAGCGACGAGTACATCCTGCCGCTGCGCCAGCTGGTCAAGAACCCGTCCGACGTGACCATCATCGACTCGCTGCTCAGCGAGGAAGCGGTGATGGCGTTCGAATACGGCTACTCGACCGCCGATCCCATGACCCTGGACATCTGGGAAGCGCAGTTCGGCGATTTCGCCAACGGTGCCCAGGTCGTGATCGACCAGTTCCTGTCCTCCGGCGAAGCCAAGTGGGGCCGTCTGTGCGGCCTGGTGCTGCTGTTGCCGCACGGCTACGAAGGCCAGGGCCCCGAGCACAGCTCGGCGCGCCTGGAGCGCTTCCTGCAGCTGTGCGCGCTGGAGAACATGCTGGTCTGCGTGCCGACCACGCCGGCCCAGGCCTATCACATGATCCGCCGGCAGATGCGCATGAGCACGCGCAAGCCGCTGGTGGTGATGACGCCCAAGTCGCTGCTGCGCCACAAACTCGCGGTGTCGAGCCTGGACGAACTGGCCGACGGCGAGTTCCAGCATCTGATCCCGGACGCCGCGGCCAACGTCAAGAAGGTCAAGCGCGTGGTGCTGTGCTCGGGCAAGGTCTATTACGACCTGTACGAGCAGGCGCAGAAGGACGGGCTGAACGACGTGGCGATCGTGCGCATCGAACAGCTGTATCCGTTCCCGCGCGAAGCCCTCGCCGCCGAGCTCAAGCGTTTCGGCGCGGCCGCGGACGTGGTGTGGTGTCAGGAAGAACCGCAGAACCAGGGCGCCTGGTACCAGATCCGCCACCACCTGACCGCCTGCCTGGGGCCGAAGCAAGCGCTGCACTACGCCGGACGCGCGCGTTCGCCGTCGCCGGCCGCCGGTCACCTGGCCGACCACATCGCCGAGCAGACCAAGCTGGTCGCCGACGCGCTGGTCAATTCGCTGCACGGAGAATCCAGCGCCGAATAA
- a CDS encoding TIGR00730 family Rossman fold protein — protein sequence MKSICIYCGSNAGAKPIYTERAMALGHRLAKDGIALVYGGGNVGLMGVVADAVLEGGGEVIGVIPEQLVNWEVAHRGLSKLEIVGSMHERKARMFDLADGFVALPGGFGTLDEMFEMLTWRQLGIGNKPCAFLDIDGFYAPLMAMLDRMVAERFVHADQRNDLWHGDDIDAMLGWMQGYTPAAASKWMDEKRRKALR from the coding sequence ATGAAAAGCATCTGCATCTACTGCGGCTCCAACGCCGGCGCCAAGCCGATCTATACCGAACGCGCGATGGCGCTCGGCCATCGCCTGGCCAAGGACGGCATCGCCCTGGTTTACGGCGGCGGCAACGTCGGCCTGATGGGCGTGGTCGCCGATGCCGTGCTCGAGGGCGGCGGCGAGGTGATCGGGGTGATCCCCGAGCAACTGGTCAACTGGGAAGTCGCCCATCGCGGCCTGAGCAAGCTCGAAATCGTCGGTTCGATGCACGAGCGCAAGGCGCGCATGTTCGACCTGGCCGACGGTTTCGTCGCCCTGCCCGGCGGCTTCGGCACGCTCGACGAAATGTTCGAGATGCTGACCTGGCGCCAGCTCGGCATCGGCAACAAGCCGTGCGCGTTTCTCGACATCGACGGCTTTTATGCGCCGCTGATGGCGATGCTCGACCGCATGGTCGCCGAACGCTTCGTGCATGCCGACCAGCGCAACGACCTGTGGCACGGCGACGACATCGACGCGATGCTCGGCTGGATGCAGGGCTACACCCCGGCCGCGGCCTCGAAGTGGATGGACGAGAAGCGCCGCAAGGCCTTGCGCTGA
- a CDS encoding GNAT family N-acetyltransferase — protein sequence MSAGFQVVAVLDYAAALPALRQVRETVFVQEQNVPAELELDAHDPLCQHVLAFADDGTPIGTGRLTPDRRIGRMAVLAPWRGRGVGEALLTALLQRAGELGWREITLHAQLPAQRLYARHGFLPYGERFFEAGIEHRSMRLLLGAANPVETRDAALAAMLGVIAGARRGLSIYSRELDPGLLDRTDVTTALRRFATGGGVTRIVLHDPAAPQRALAPLIGLAQRLPSAFAFRAIEEPVDQTYASAYAVNDRDGWYYRTLGNRFDGETRLDGGPRARQLRAHFDPVWERARPCSEYRALGI from the coding sequence ATGAGCGCGGGGTTCCAGGTCGTCGCGGTGCTCGATTACGCCGCCGCCTTGCCGGCGCTGAGGCAGGTGCGCGAGACCGTGTTCGTGCAGGAACAAAATGTCCCGGCCGAACTGGAACTCGACGCCCACGACCCGCTGTGCCAGCACGTATTGGCATTCGCCGACGACGGCACGCCGATCGGCACCGGCCGGCTGACCCCGGACCGGCGCATCGGCCGCATGGCCGTGCTCGCCCCGTGGCGCGGCCGCGGCGTCGGCGAGGCCTTGCTCACGGCGCTGCTGCAACGGGCCGGCGAGCTGGGCTGGCGCGAAATCACCCTGCACGCGCAATTGCCGGCGCAGCGGCTCTACGCGCGTCACGGTTTTCTGCCGTACGGCGAGCGCTTCTTCGAGGCCGGGATCGAACACCGATCGATGCGCCTGCTGCTGGGCGCGGCCAACCCGGTCGAGACCCGCGACGCGGCCCTGGCGGCCATGCTCGGAGTGATCGCCGGCGCCCGCCGCGGCCTGTCGATCTACAGCCGCGAACTCGACCCGGGCCTGCTCGACCGCACCGATGTCACCACCGCGCTGCGCCGGTTCGCCACCGGCGGCGGCGTGACCCGCATCGTGCTGCACGACCCGGCCGCGCCGCAGCGCGCCTTGGCGCCGTTGATCGGCCTGGCCCAGCGCCTGCCCAGCGCGTTCGCGTTCCGCGCGATCGAGGAGCCGGTCGACCAGACCTACGCCTCGGCCTATGCGGTCAACGACCGCGACGGCTGGTACTACCGCACCCTGGGCAATCGTTTCGACGGCGAGACCCGGCTCGACGGCGGCCCGCGCGCGCGCCAGCTGCGCGCCCACTTCGATCCGGTGTGGGAACGCGCGCGGCCGTGCAGCGAGTACCGGGCGCTGGGAATCTGA
- a CDS encoding YhdH/YhfP family quinone oxidoreductase, with protein MTIPSSFNAFRIHNDASGYRSGIEQVTLDDLAPGEVVIKTAFSSVNFKDALAGTGEGKILRRFPLVGGIDVAGHVVASRDAGFKEGDAVLVTGCGLSETRDGGYGEYARLQAQWVIPLPAGLSLRESMILGTAGFTAALALHRLLDNRQTPEHGPLAVTGATGGVGSLALDIFSRAGFEVHAISGKADQAEYLRSIGASQVLDRDALATARPMESVRFGGGLDNVGGPMLASLLAQTAPYGNVATAGLAASAELDSTVMPFIIRGVSLLGIASAGTARDIRDSVWQRLGSDWKPAHLERICTREVGLAQLPQVFGGMLAGGSVGRTLVVI; from the coding sequence ATGACCATTCCCAGCAGCTTCAACGCCTTCCGCATCCACAACGACGCCAGCGGCTACCGCAGCGGTATCGAGCAGGTCACGCTGGACGATCTCGCGCCGGGCGAGGTGGTGATCAAGACCGCGTTCTCGTCGGTCAATTTCAAGGACGCGCTGGCCGGCACCGGCGAGGGCAAGATCCTGCGCCGGTTTCCGCTGGTCGGCGGCATCGACGTCGCCGGGCACGTGGTCGCCTCGCGCGATGCGGGCTTCAAGGAGGGCGATGCGGTCCTGGTGACCGGTTGCGGCCTCAGCGAGACCCGCGACGGCGGCTACGGCGAATACGCGCGCCTGCAGGCGCAGTGGGTGATCCCGCTGCCGGCCGGCCTGAGCCTGCGCGAGAGCATGATCCTCGGCACCGCCGGCTTCACCGCCGCGCTCGCGCTGCATCGGCTGCTCGACAACCGGCAGACGCCCGAACACGGCCCGCTCGCGGTCACCGGCGCCACCGGCGGCGTGGGCTCGCTGGCGCTGGACATCTTCAGCCGCGCCGGTTTCGAAGTGCATGCGATCAGCGGCAAGGCCGATCAGGCCGAGTACCTGCGCTCGATCGGCGCCAGCCAGGTGCTCGACCGCGACGCGCTGGCGACCGCGCGACCGATGGAATCGGTGCGCTTCGGCGGCGGCCTGGACAACGTCGGCGGGCCGATGCTGGCCAGCCTGCTCGCGCAGACCGCGCCCTACGGCAACGTCGCCACCGCCGGACTGGCCGCCAGCGCGGAACTGGACAGCACGGTCATGCCGTTCATCATCCGCGGCGTGTCCCTGCTCGGGATCGCCTCGGCCGGGACCGCGCGCGACATCCGCGACAGCGTCTGGCAGCGCCTGGGCAGCGACTGGAAACCCGCGCACTTGGAGCGGATCTGCACCCGCGAGGTCGGTTTGGCACAGTTGCCGCAGGTCTTTGGTGGCATGCTGGCAGGCGGTTCGGTGGGCCGAACCCTGGTCGTGATCTAG
- a CDS encoding DnaJ C-terminal domain-containing protein, which translates to MQFKDYYETLGLEPSAGEAEIKTAYRRLARKYHPDVSKEAGAEEKFKAVNEAYEALRDPQKRTAYDQLRARGYRPGDEVQAPPGGFGGGYGGGNPDFEEIFAGGGAGGGFSDFFENLFGRGRSAGGGFGGNAGARPAPPRGDTRAKLAISLELVHEGGSVRISVNNKTLDVRVPKGIRPGQLIRLAGQGTHGDLLLEIEYAAHPQFEVDGRNVIHVLPLAPWEAALGATISVPTLGGPVDLKIPANSEAGRKLRLRGRGLPGTPAGDQIVELEVLAPRPQTDAQHEAYETMRVAFGEDWRRE; encoded by the coding sequence ATGCAGTTCAAGGATTACTACGAAACTTTGGGCCTGGAGCCCAGCGCGGGCGAAGCCGAGATCAAGACGGCGTATCGCCGGCTTGCGCGCAAGTACCATCCCGACGTCAGCAAGGAGGCCGGCGCGGAAGAAAAATTCAAGGCGGTCAACGAAGCCTACGAGGCCTTGCGCGATCCGCAAAAGCGCACCGCCTACGATCAACTGCGCGCGCGCGGTTATCGGCCGGGCGACGAAGTGCAGGCGCCGCCGGGCGGCTTCGGCGGCGGCTATGGCGGCGGCAATCCGGATTTCGAGGAAATCTTCGCCGGTGGCGGCGCGGGCGGCGGCTTCAGCGATTTCTTCGAGAATCTGTTCGGTCGCGGGCGCTCGGCCGGTGGCGGCTTCGGCGGCAACGCCGGCGCGCGTCCGGCGCCGCCGCGCGGCGACACCCGCGCCAAGCTGGCGATCTCGCTGGAACTGGTCCACGAAGGCGGCAGCGTCCGCATTTCGGTTAACAACAAGACCCTGGACGTGCGCGTGCCCAAGGGCATCCGCCCGGGTCAGCTGATCCGGCTCGCGGGGCAGGGCACGCACGGCGATCTGTTGCTGGAAATCGAATACGCCGCGCATCCGCAGTTCGAAGTCGACGGCCGCAACGTGATCCACGTGTTGCCGCTGGCGCCGTGGGAAGCGGCGCTGGGCGCGACGATCAGCGTGCCGACCCTGGGCGGGCCGGTCGACCTGAAGATTCCCGCCAATTCCGAAGCCGGCCGCAAATTGCGCCTGCGCGGTCGCGGCCTGCCGGGCACCCCGGCGGGCGACCAGATCGTCGAACTCGAAGTGCTGGCGCCGCGGCCGCAGACCGATGCGCAGCATGAGGCGTACGAGACGATGCGGGTGGCGTTTGGGGAGGATTGGCGGCGGGAGTGA
- the sucB gene encoding dihydrolipoyllysine-residue succinyltransferase gives MSTEIKVPVLPESVSDATIATWHKKVGDAVKRDENLVDLETDKVVLEVPSPVDGVLKEIKFEEGSTVTSSQLIAIVEAGAAASAPAAEAAPAAAKVDATPAAGAQPITPKAEAPKAAAASANDQLPPGARFTANKEGIDAAQVEGTGRKGAVTKEDILNYAKNGGVGNAAGARPEERVPMTRMRARIAERLMQSKNSIAMLTSFNEVNLGKVMAMRKELGESFEKANGVKLGFMSFFAKAAANALQRHPVVNASVDGNDVVYHGYADISIAVSTEKGLVTPVLRNVERMGFADVEKAIGDYAKKARDGKLALEDLQGGTFTITNGGTFGSLMSTPIVNPPQSAILGMHAIKERAIVENGAVVAAPMMYIALSYDHRIIDGKDAVLFLVDIKNQLENPHRMLLGM, from the coding sequence ATGAGCACCGAGATCAAAGTCCCCGTTCTGCCCGAGTCGGTCTCCGACGCCACCATTGCCACCTGGCATAAGAAAGTCGGCGATGCGGTCAAGCGCGACGAGAACCTGGTCGACCTGGAAACCGACAAGGTCGTGCTCGAGGTGCCCTCGCCGGTCGACGGCGTGCTCAAGGAAATCAAGTTCGAGGAAGGCTCGACCGTGACCAGCTCGCAGCTGATCGCGATCGTCGAGGCCGGCGCCGCCGCCAGCGCGCCCGCCGCCGAAGCCGCGCCGGCCGCGGCCAAGGTCGACGCGACCCCGGCCGCCGGCGCGCAGCCGATCACGCCCAAGGCCGAAGCGCCGAAGGCCGCCGCCGCGAGCGCCAACGACCAGCTGCCCCCGGGCGCGCGCTTCACCGCGAACAAGGAAGGCATCGACGCGGCGCAGGTCGAAGGCACCGGCCGCAAGGGCGCGGTGACCAAGGAAGACATCCTCAATTACGCCAAGAACGGCGGCGTCGGCAACGCCGCCGGCGCGCGTCCGGAAGAGCGCGTGCCGATGACCCGCATGCGCGCGCGCATCGCCGAGCGCCTGATGCAGTCGAAGAACTCGATCGCGATGCTGACCTCGTTCAACGAAGTCAACCTCGGCAAGGTCATGGCGATGCGCAAGGAACTGGGCGAGTCGTTCGAGAAGGCCAACGGCGTCAAGCTGGGCTTCATGAGCTTCTTCGCCAAGGCCGCGGCCAACGCGCTGCAGCGTCACCCGGTGGTCAACGCCTCGGTCGACGGCAACGACGTGGTCTATCACGGCTATGCCGACATCTCGATCGCGGTGTCGACCGAGAAGGGCCTGGTCACGCCGGTGTTGCGCAATGTCGAGCGCATGGGCTTCGCCGACGTCGAGAAGGCCATCGGCGATTACGCCAAGAAGGCGCGCGACGGCAAGTTGGCGCTGGAAGACCTGCAGGGCGGCACCTTCACCATCACCAACGGCGGCACCTTCGGCTCGCTGATGTCGACCCCGATCGTCAACCCGCCGCAGTCGGCCATCCTGGGCATGCACGCGATCAAGGAACGCGCGATCGTCGAGAACGGCGCCGTGGTCGCCGCGCCGATGATGTACATCGCGCTGAGCTACGACCACCGCATCATCGACGGCAAGGACGCGGTGCTGTTCCTGGTCGATATCAAGAACCAGCTCGAGAACCCGCATCGCATGCTGCTCGGCATGTAA
- a CDS encoding response regulator, whose product MARILIVDDSPSQLMGIRRIVEKLGHEALTAEDGAAGVEAAKRELPDMILMDVVMPNLNGFQATRSICREATTKHIPIVLVTTKDQDTDRVWGMRQGAKAYITKPFSETDLSEIIGQLLPSAG is encoded by the coding sequence ATGGCGCGTATTTTGATCGTCGACGATTCGCCGTCCCAGTTGATGGGCATCCGTCGCATCGTCGAGAAATTGGGGCACGAAGCACTGACCGCGGAAGACGGCGCCGCCGGCGTCGAGGCGGCCAAGCGCGAGCTGCCCGACATGATCCTGATGGACGTGGTCATGCCGAACCTCAACGGCTTCCAGGCCACCCGCTCGATCTGCCGCGAGGCGACGACCAAGCACATCCCGATCGTGCTGGTCACGACCAAGGACCAGGACACCGACCGCGTCTGGGGCATGCGCCAGGGCGCCAAGGCCTACATCACCAAGCCGTTCAGCGAGACCGACCTGTCCGAGATCATCGGCCAGTTGCTGCCCTCGGCCGGCTGA
- a CDS encoding ferritin-like domain-containing protein, which translates to MSAKPVSKLSTHKPAAKPSAFVTDIAAIRARARKHIEDGAITDSYTADREAVIRLLNEALATEIVCVLRYKRHYFMASGLMADAVKSEFLEHANEEQAHADLIAERIVQLGGEPDLNPDVLSKRSHAEYVEGSDLRDMVKEDLVAERIAIDSYREIINFIGDKDTTTKRMMESILAQEEEHADELADMLDGWTGR; encoded by the coding sequence ATGTCCGCCAAGCCCGTCAGCAAGCTATCGACGCACAAACCCGCCGCGAAACCGTCGGCCTTCGTGACCGATATCGCCGCCATCCGCGCCCGCGCCCGCAAGCACATCGAGGACGGCGCGATCACCGACAGCTACACCGCCGATCGCGAAGCGGTGATCCGGCTGCTCAACGAGGCCCTGGCGACCGAGATCGTCTGCGTGCTGCGCTACAAGCGCCACTACTTCATGGCCAGTGGGCTGATGGCCGACGCGGTCAAGTCCGAATTCCTCGAGCACGCCAACGAAGAACAGGCGCATGCCGACCTGATCGCCGAACGCATCGTGCAACTCGGCGGCGAACCCGACCTCAATCCCGACGTGCTGTCCAAGCGCTCGCACGCCGAATACGTCGAGGGCAGCGACCTGCGCGACATGGTCAAGGAGGATCTGGTCGCCGAACGCATCGCGATCGACAGCTACCGCGAGATCATCAACTTCATCGGCGACAAGGACACCACCACCAAGCGCATGATGGAGAGCATCCTGGCGCAGGAAGAAGAACACGCCGACGAACTGGCCGACATGCTCGACGGCTGGACCGGCCGCTGA